A single genomic interval of Mustelus asterias chromosome 13, sMusAst1.hap1.1, whole genome shotgun sequence harbors:
- the bri3bp gene encoding BRI3-binding protein yields MEALRGMSLVAAVLLLLLAAGFVPVDSVKSRRQSEYEKQDNFFRRAASSFYWNLAAVFGEENVQAVQKFFSRITEQFVFGMDVLVDTVWKIWTDLLDILGIDGSNLSQYLNPSTAVNHPTQVLLLIVAVLIAYCSLTMFLGLIFYTLRTMFGCFFWIARIVFYALACLYILQKSEGDPEGAVLPLCFVVLAYVITDPGFYTRRNVSHVEEKLDHLDGQIRLMNIRLNRVLEKLDQNTA; encoded by the exons ATGGAGGCGCTCAGGGGCATGTCGCTGGTGGCCGCGGTGCTGCTGCTGCTACTGGCGGCCGGCTTTGTGCCGGTGGACTCGGTGAAATCCCGCCGGCAGAGCGAATACGAAAAGCAGGATAACTTCTTCAGGAGGGCGGCAAGCAGCTTCTACTGGAACCTGGCGGCCGTGTTcggggaggagaatgtgcaggcggTGCAAAAG TTTTTCTCCAGGATCACTGAGCAGTTTGTGTTTGGCATGGATGTGTTGGTGGACACAGTATGGAAAATATGGACAGACCTCCTGGATATTCTTGGGATTGATG GATCAAACCTGAGCCAGTATCTGAACCCGTCGACAGCTGTAAACCACCCAACTCAAGTTCTTCTATTAATTGTTGCTGTGCTTATAGCTTATTGTTCTTTGACAATGTTTCTGGGACTTATATTTTATACATTACGCACAATGTTTGGCTGCTTTTTCTGGATCGCTCGAATTGTCTTCTATGCCCTCGCTTGCCTATACATTCTGCAGAAATCTGAAGGTGACCCTGAAGGTGCTGTGCTCCCACTTTGTTTTGTAGTTTTGGCATACGTTATTACCGATCCAGGCTTTTATACAAGGAGGAATGTTAGTCATGTCGAAGAAAAACTTGATCATCTTGATGGCCAAATCAGGCTTATGAACATTCGTCTCAATAGGGTATTGGAAAAACTCGACCAAAACACAGCTTAG